A single Quadrisphaera setariae DNA region contains:
- a CDS encoding NADH:flavin oxidoreductase/NADH oxidase: MADLFSPFTLKGVTLRNRIVMSPMTMYRSVDGHANDFHVMHLGARAAGGFGLLFPEQIAITPDGRTTVHCGGLYDDSQIAGWKRTTDIVKSMGGVSAIQLGHTGRKGSAVAPWEGGHQIAADHPEGWECRGPSAVPYGADHPHPVHELTVAEIAEVHQAYAETAVRAVEAGYEWIEMHYAHGYLGASFFSPLANQRTDQYGGSLENRVRFHTEALDAVRSVIPERIPLTMRLGADDLHPAGATMDEAVAAISLMKEHGLDLADISAGFNTPDMDGTPLGEPSGFLARALRVKREAGLPVGVSWNLGVPANAERAVQAGLDLVFLGRPALANPHWPVWAARELGHPSPFDLVPEDYSWWLKNFRGHAPSIGWPEPAPAAEIDLDAAGTGVPHQQRSRVDA; this comes from the coding sequence GTGGCCGACCTCTTCTCCCCCTTCACCCTCAAGGGCGTGACGCTGCGCAACCGGATCGTCATGTCACCGATGACGATGTACCGGTCCGTGGACGGCCACGCCAACGACTTCCACGTCATGCACCTGGGTGCCCGGGCCGCCGGCGGCTTCGGGCTGCTGTTCCCCGAGCAGATCGCCATCACCCCCGACGGCCGCACCACCGTGCACTGCGGAGGCCTGTACGACGACAGCCAGATCGCCGGGTGGAAGCGCACCACCGACATCGTGAAGTCCATGGGTGGCGTCAGCGCCATCCAGCTGGGCCACACCGGCCGCAAGGGCAGCGCGGTGGCGCCCTGGGAGGGCGGACACCAGATCGCCGCCGACCACCCCGAGGGCTGGGAGTGCCGCGGCCCGTCCGCGGTGCCGTACGGAGCCGACCACCCCCACCCGGTGCACGAGCTGACCGTCGCGGAGATCGCCGAGGTCCACCAGGCGTACGCCGAGACCGCCGTGCGGGCCGTCGAGGCGGGCTACGAGTGGATCGAGATGCACTACGCGCACGGCTACCTCGGCGCGAGCTTCTTCTCGCCCCTCGCCAACCAGCGCACCGACCAGTACGGGGGCAGCCTGGAGAACCGGGTGCGCTTCCACACCGAGGCCCTCGACGCGGTGCGGTCCGTCATCCCCGAGCGCATCCCGCTGACGATGCGCCTGGGCGCCGACGACCTGCACCCCGCCGGCGCCACCATGGACGAGGCCGTCGCGGCGATCTCCCTCATGAAGGAGCACGGTCTCGACCTGGCCGACATCTCCGCCGGCTTCAACACCCCCGACATGGACGGCACACCGCTCGGTGAGCCGTCCGGCTTCCTCGCCCGGGCCCTGCGCGTCAAGCGCGAGGCGGGCCTGCCCGTCGGCGTGAGCTGGAACCTGGGGGTGCCGGCCAACGCCGAGCGCGCGGTGCAGGCGGGCCTCGACCTCGTCTTCCTCGGCCGGCCGGCGCTGGCCAACCCGCACTGGCCGGTGTGGGCCGCGCGCGAGCTGGGCCACCCCTCGCCGTTCGACCTCGTCCCCGAGGATTACAGCTGGTGGCTCAAGAACTTCCGCGGCCACGCACCCAGCATCGGGTGGCCCGAGCCCGCCCCTGCCGCGGAGATCGACCTCGACGCCGCGGGCACCGGCGTGCCCCACCAGCAGCGCTCGCGCGTCGACGCCTGA
- a CDS encoding VOC family protein, with the protein MHLENVVWDARDPRALGGFWAAALGARVITDEPDLLEARLALDPATGAFLDLCFPRVGHPSAAPPRLHLDLRGGTALDDLVQRLLGLGAEPADVGQGDDVPWTVLVDPEGGAFCVMPDRPGYEVTTGPVVGLPLDSADPERDAAFWAAVSGWRRTDDVAGAPALQHPGGIGPLLALCPEPRPKPAGRGGKNRVHLDVRRDASDLQEQDDDGERAVVERLLALGATSLSAPGELPWLVFADPSGNELCVLPPSPST; encoded by the coding sequence GTGCACCTGGAGAACGTGGTCTGGGACGCCCGCGACCCGCGCGCGCTCGGCGGCTTCTGGGCCGCGGCGCTCGGCGCCCGCGTCATCACCGACGAGCCCGACCTCCTGGAGGCGCGGCTGGCGCTCGACCCGGCGACCGGTGCGTTCCTCGACCTGTGCTTCCCCCGCGTCGGGCACCCCAGCGCCGCGCCGCCTCGGCTCCACCTGGACCTCCGCGGCGGCACCGCGCTCGACGACCTCGTCCAGCGGCTGCTGGGGCTGGGGGCTGAGCCCGCGGACGTCGGCCAGGGCGACGACGTCCCCTGGACCGTCCTCGTCGACCCCGAGGGCGGTGCCTTCTGCGTCATGCCCGACCGCCCCGGGTACGAGGTCACGACCGGCCCGGTCGTCGGCCTGCCCCTCGACAGCGCCGACCCCGAGCGCGACGCCGCCTTCTGGGCGGCGGTCTCCGGCTGGAGGCGCACGGACGACGTCGCTGGTGCGCCCGCGCTGCAGCACCCCGGCGGCATCGGGCCCCTGCTGGCGCTCTGCCCGGAGCCGCGCCCCAAGCCAGCAGGACGGGGCGGCAAGAACCGCGTCCACCTCGACGTGCGCCGCGACGCGTCGGACCTGCAGGAGCAGGACGACGACGGCGAGCGCGCGGTGGTCGAGCGGCTGCTCGCGCTGGGCGCGACGTCCCTGTCGGCTCCTGGCGAGCTGCCGTGGCTGGTCTTCGCCGACCCGTCCGGCAACGAGCTCTGCGTGCTGCCTCCCTCGCCGTCGACCTG